TTACCAGattctcatttatttttgtacacgATAAGAATTGGGAGATATTCTGATGAAGagttgatttcttttaatagaTTTTTGAAGACATTCGGAGATATTGTTTATAATCATACCATCTTAGTCTTTACATGGAAAGATTGTTTACAAGAAGAAagtatcaataaatattttgaaaggcTACccgaaaatttcaaaaaaaaagtaataaactgCAATAAAAGAATCGTAGCAATCAATAATTTTGCAACAAAGAGGGAAGGTCAACAGCAGTGGGAAGAACTCCTTTCTTTAATGAACACCGTTATCAAGAATAATGATGGCAAGTGTTTTGGTGTCGAAATCGAGAAACCTGAATCAGGTTTTGAATACTTTGGATCGCAAATTAAAAAACTTTGGAAATATATAGACGAAACAATGACTGCTTTCGAATTATAAAAGACTAACGTAACGTTGGTATTATGATTATTATGGACAAAACTCTTGGAATGAGTAGTAAACATTTTCATCGACAAATCTGTACATTAAATAATTGTAATGATTAgaacttttctattttttgtggaaagacctatcgGGTTTGGTGTCATTAATTATAGTATTTTAAGTCAGATTTACTTATATTTCTTGTGGAGTATTTTGATGTTACAAGATTTCGTTTTGAGCAGAAAAAAGGTGATCGTGCCTAATGACTTCACACATAAAGAAAACGGCTTTCTGCacatctgtgaaacagaaagACGCACAATCAATAGAGAAACTAATTCCACCAGTATTACTCGTGTATTAAGATATTTTTCCACTCCCAATCGATGAATGaattttagttataaaaaaatgcaaaacctCGCGCttcaaacatataaatgtttgaCTGCATTGAATGGAGAAATATCATTAAACACTTGTAGCAGTGGTGGATGCtatatttgtcaaatagcaAACACAATTTCTCCTTTGGTCGTCAGCATGCCGAAAAAAGTTTAGCAAACACATATCggagttacaaactaaaaccacaATTAGAGGAAAACCACGAAACATCAGAACACTTTAAGTACAACAAACACAAATGACAATGCCATATaaatagaaacgaactattagatAACTACTGatatattcttgacttggtacaagacatgttaagaaaaaaaatggtaggttgaacctggttttgtggctagtcAAACCTTGCACTTTATGGCAATGTTACATATAACGCGCtaaaattacaacattacaTGGCGGGAAGACATAACAAATGAATGCAATAAAACCCatgtgtaaaacaaatatatcctCTGCACATAGTTGCTATAATTctgttgatgtgtttgagcttttaattttgccttttGGCACGGAAATAGCTCTCATAAGGAGCACGTGTTTAAAGCATTTATCCGGGGAGAAACAATTCGTTACAGAAGATCAACAAACAATGATAATGACCTTAGAGAAATTCTCTTAAAGTTCAAACAGAGTTTGATAAATAGGGGTTACACTGACACTGAAATCATGTCTTGCTTCAATGAAGCCTTAACCAAAGagaataaaaaattgttttcaactaAGGAAGGGAAACGTAAAGAGGAAATTCATCTTGTAATGGCTACTAAATATAATCCTTGCATAAGCAAATTACAGAACCACCTTTTAAAACATTGGCATCTCTTAAGAGATAATGTGGTTTGCAATGAAGTATTCACAAAAACACCGATAATTGCTTATAAAAGGCACAGAAATTTATCAGATATTCTGACATCGACCAAGGTGAAgaaaccatatttttttaaatatataggaCAATCCCTGATGATGGCGGAcctatataacaatattttatttatcataaaaaatatcgCCGAAACACTATATTAGTGTAGGATTGAtgcaaacatataaaatttataaatagctGATATGATACAAACTTGATAATTTCTTATCAGAAGGAATCTATCtctttataaacataattatagattatgTGCTATGATAATTGCAGGACATTAGTGAAACCAATATATTTCGATATGGTTCCGAACATGAACCTTGCAATGTTCTATGAAAACAATGATAGTAATTGTGTGAAGATGAAGAGGGAAGCCGTGGATGTTGGGTTTCGCTTTATCttaattgatgtgtttgagcttttaattttgccttttgataagGGATTTTGATGTTTGACACGACGTAGCAGTTTTCAAGTGGAGAAAAACGATCACGGGAAGTAAGGTCGTCATATCGAGGAGCGTTTAGTACAGTGATTGTGTCATAGTTTGGATAAGTTTGACATGACGGTGTTTTTGATAACAATCaatgcaaaaatgtaaacattcggatattttgtaaaaagaacTCCTGATCAACAATTCAAGCTGGTAAGTAAATATGTTAGTACATCACAAGTTGTATCATATAGTTAATGATTTAACACAGAACAAAGCTTGcgtatgtcaaaatttaaaagttgcTAAATCTCTTCTTCGCCTTAACCATGGCAGACATGTAAGATTTACCAGATCggttttaaaccaaaaaaaatcaagttgatTTAGTTGGACCTAGTTTCAAACcaataacaaattataataaatcatGATTCCACGATAGCTTCCTTTTAAATTTCAGGATGGAATTCTGCTGCCAATATTGTGAGCTGTACAATTTAGACATATTTGTCTATTAATCTAGGACACACCATACTAAATCattacataaaaagtaaaatatgtgaAAGAATTAAGTGAAACTATACCCGAtgcatttatacaatattacTGCCATTGTATATAAAGAGCGAATCCAGTTTGTTCCTTTTTCACTGTTATATGCGAGtgtgtctattgtagaataaaggatgaCGGGAAAAACTGcgtttgtttactttttgaaaGTACGAACTGATtgatttaaatgtatgttttaacacaattaaataagaatataactCTCTAATGTCACaagatttaaagtaaaaaaagtgtAATTAAAGCAGCTGAATCCATAATATCGTTGACTGGATGCTATTCATTTTAACTATAGTTGCGATTAATTATCACTGAAAgtgcaataatttctgatgtGGAAGTTTTGCAGGTGCgatgaattttcattattattttgtatgataATTCGACATGCAACAACTAAAAATAGTCTTAAAAAATGACTTTAATACTgatgatatttaaaaagtagGCTGTCCGTAGATGCTCACTTGGATATACACGGGTATAACAAACATATGGTTGATTTCGGACATTGTGTACTgttcaaatattgatattttttctgtacTTAGTTTTATGGTTTTTTCGTAATAGTTCTGTACCGTTCGTAGGCAAAACATCGAGAACATAGAGAAATTCAAACATATATCAAGGTGACACGATTGTTGCTCGAACTTTCTTTACTGTATCTGATGTATATAAAATGGcattacaaaaattaattatGCAGCCATCCAGACGTCAAATGTAAAGCAATTGTTTGTGCGAGACGAAAACGTTACCACTCATTAATCGTGAAATGAAGATCTTTATGTGACTTCTCTTTGATTTTCATATATGCATCCATTAGAGTTATTTTCATAATGCTATGTGGTTAAACGGTTTGGATGGCTTGTTTGCTTTTTTAGTATAAATGTGTGCTCTATCTCAAATACAATGCCTAGGCAAACATGAATACAAACCAAGCAAGCAAGTCTTAAGTATGTGCCTTATATTATGACCGAAATCATAAATTGCTTTTCCGGTAGcaatcatttgattttcggAAGGGGAGGGGGGGGTAAGTTACTTGTAATTGCACATTAGTTTATATAACATCAGATTTCTTTTTGGAAAAAGAACTATATTAATGTGTTATTGAAGAAAATGAGTATAgtctaattttcaaaattttcctaGGGGCGGGGGAAGGACCCAAACCCTCAGGTTCGGATCAttacgtaaaaaaaaataattgttctgGATTGGCCCTGGTAAAAATTACAAGTTACTTTCCCTGAAAAAAACAGGTTATTTTTcatggaaaaaaaatacaagttactttggctcaatttttaaaaataaattcaattttcatatcattattCAACAGTAAACATGAGTCGCATCACAAAAACAACAAAGTGGAATTTGACTCCATATCAACAAGCTGAACAACAAACCCTGCTTTAAGTTATACTACattattaatcatgttaaagGTACATTTTTCTACCAATGAAACTTGGCTGCTATTTTTAAAACTCTTTAACGCTCTGTTCGTTAACTAGAATAAATCTTAATATTTATCTATTTGGGTATTAATTTTACACCTGGATTGCTGTTGGGTACgcatcaaatacatttatcatgaACTTATAAAAACAgtacatattgtatattatttcttattttattcaaaaatcgtcaatttgtcgtctgtttatttatcattctacataaaaaaaaaaaatcatcacgGATACAGTGAAAATAGCATTTCAGAATTCGCACATTACATACACTGATTACAAAAGTCgtaataataattgataaactTGAACGTTATGTAGGCTTAAATTCAAATCGAAATTGTgatctttcatattttaaattcatactttgaaagtatttttttattgtaatttcacataattatagttttaaaaccaataagttttaaaactgttgtcCATGTTACGTAGCGATTCGGTTTCATAAATGGTTGAAGACTTATGATGTCCTCTTAATATCTTTTGGTTAGTTTTGTAGCTGGGTTTCTGTATCATGGACCTATAaccccacatctccttttattcatcataaaccggttcaaaatttgaaataaagaaaaaaaccaaatgtatagttttttttagggaaaaggtaaaataaaattactttttgacTAGCTGCCACTTTTTTGCAACTTTTAACTAGAAGTCTTTAGCATTTTGACTAGTGATGCCGTTCACGATATCCTTGGCAGAGTCAAGCATGGATATATGGAGAAAAGATTATATGTGAAACAGAAGCAACGCTTTGTActgatttgtataattttatcGAAAGCTAGTTTATAAGAGCagtgacttttaaaattatattgcagAAAACTTACGACAAGTAACATGACATGTTTAATTTACTCTTAGACAATTACAACCACTAAATTTGGTTAAACAGGCTTATTTTCATCTTAGAGAGTTAATAAATAGTGTAACTTCGTTCAATAACATGTTCAGTATTAAAGTGaaacacatatatttatttcgatCTAAACCATGACAAACTTGACCAAAACCATAACGAATTTCTATACTCTTATAACCGAACAATGGCAATCGCTTAACCAAACCATAGCAATTCCGATATCTTACAATGCTTATTCTGCATTAATTTCGTGAAACAACAATTCCAATGTAGATCGTTTGACCTCCAATACAGATTCAAACATCTTATTAGCTTTTAATCTGCACGTGTGAATAGAACTGAGGCAATAGTTTAggaaagtaaaataaattaaccATGTCAAACTTATAACcatgacgaaacgcgcgtctggcgtataaaattataatcctggtacttttgataactatttacaccactgggtcgatgccactgctggtggacgtttcgtccccgagggtatcaccagcccagtagtcagcacttcggtgttgacatgaatatcaattatatggtcatttttatcaattttctgtttacaaaactttgaatttttagaaaaactaaggattttcttaccccaggagtagattaccttagccgtatttggcacaagtttttggaattttggatcctcaatgctcttcaactttgtatttatttagctttttaactatttcgatctgagcgtcattgatgagtcttatgtagacgaaacgcgcgtctggcgtataaaattataatcctggtgaTAACTAATTAtccaaactatgacaaaatcactgtactaaACGCTCCTCGATATGACGACCTTACTACCCGTGAAGTTTAAgtataaacatttcttttttcagaacaaATAATGTGTTGCACGGAAGGAACCAAACCATGATATATTTCCAGAAAGCAGAAGCAGACATAAACAGTGCTCTAGTTTCTTGCACACCTCTCCCTTATTTCCATGTTGAAGATTTTGATTGTGttatagtattattttgttttgtttttgtcaacTATTACTTTTTGTGTTTGGTCTAATTTTGGTTATATCCATTTGGCATGTCTCGGTACTTTTACTTCAtttcattgtgttattgtgctaggctattttgttttataatttttggcTTTTGTTGATGATATTTACCTTAACGAGGAGGCTTGGTCAAAAGTGCTCTTTGAGTATGGATGATTGTTTTTTCACACGACGTCatagtgtttttcatttaatttgaaacttGATAGATAGGAATAacacattcagtataataaattaaaaatacctATCTTAGAGGGTGCTAAAGAAGTTTCAAACAACACGAAAAAGACATTGTCCACCTTCGATTCGCCTCAGTTGACAATTTTATCTCTTTGTCACAATCTCAGCGGTCCGCAGAATCCATATGAGAGTTTTTCATTGATATGATTATTTGATATATGTGATATGCTTTTTAAACTAGTTTTGTGacatgaaaatagaaaaataccCTTTTATTGATCTTATTTTGAGTGAAGTTTTATGTTTATCTTTATTAGGAACACttacaatcaaatatttgaaattataataacggaaacttttttaaaagactgtttGAATCAGAGGggtctttaaattttgattttaacgataGTAATCtttgtattactggtaaataaTTAAGCCAGACGGGATTtggttaccataaattactacAACCTCAACTatttttttccatagatatacaGATTATGCTTTGAAGTTTAGTTGTATCTGAAGAAAACGTATTTttaacgggatagcacatcctcattttttaGGAAATGTTGtaaaccgtgcccggaaatttagaaacgaTCCTGGCAAACTTGTcgatcctttaaataaactaattataaaaggttaccaattgaACACTGtgataagatcattgaatattggtTTTATTGGTATATGAACTAAATATAActtgtatgttatatacatataaacattCATGGATCTAAAATATGTCGATACTTGTATCTTGGCTTTGCACAAAGTTATGTTTATCTCTGACTgcttatgacgtctttacacgaACTCCATTGAATATTGGATGGGTacggattgataatttagtcttagatgcatgattttttattagttgttagagGCTTTGAAAAAGCTTTCagttaactgcgagtactctcagatctgtacctaGTGTCTATGTGTTGTTGTGAAATACAAGTAcccgtccacttgtatttttattCATCTGATGAggtaagcctttttcaactgatttttatagttcgttcttatgttttactgttataccactgtcccaggttaggggagagttgggatcccgctaacatgtttaacaccgtcAAATTCTGTATATGCACGTGCCTTTCACAAATcaggttgtcgtttgtttatgtcatgtatgtgttaattatctttttcgttcatttttgtacataaataaggccgttagtttctgttttgaattgtttccattgtcattttggagccctttatagctgactatgtggtatgggctttgctcattgttgaaggccgtacggtgacctatagttgttaattgttgtgtcattgtggtctcttgtggagagttgtctcattggcaatcatacctcatttttttttatatatatatttatacataagcCAAATCAAACCAAGATAAGATTTATATGTTATGCACTTGTTCCGTCACTTTCAGACCATCAACTACACCATTCATGTCCTGAAATTCTTGGATccaattaaaagataaacaataaaaacaaaatgtatctaaATAAGAGATCAACATATTCATTAATATATAGGACGAAGAAATTATTGTCAAGTAACATTGAAGATTTGgcatatctatatatttaaaatcaagaTCAATCCTATTTTCAGATACAGACCCAATTGTCTACCAAACAACAGAAGAGGTGAGTCACTGAGTTGTAACACattctacttaact
The nucleotide sequence above comes from Mytilus trossulus isolate FHL-02 chromosome 5, PNRI_Mtr1.1.1.hap1, whole genome shotgun sequence. Encoded proteins:
- the LOC134719456 gene encoding GTPase IMAP family member 4-like; translation: MLLTIKFESEEQLRIVIIGRTGSGKSSLGNQILNENVFEHGLSPISVTGRTEVCWRKRNGINIGVVDTPGLFHTGISESNVQKCILECIDMTLPDSHLFLYTIRIGRYSDEELISFNRFLKTFGDIVYNHTILVFTWKDCLQEESINKYFERLPENFKKKVINCNKRIVAINNFATKREGQQQWEELLSLMNTVIKNNDGKCFGVEIEKPESGFEYFGSQIKKLWKYIDETMTAFEL